A genomic window from Algoriphagus sp. Y33 includes:
- a CDS encoding TonB-dependent siderophore receptor: MKKLVLLVTSLILNFTVNAQTDTTTRDLGEVIIQENRIQLPFSKQSRNISLISKLQIETTPGRSLPEVLSFVPGLDIRQRGVTGVQADVSIRGGSFEQTLMLLNGIKLSDPQTGHHMMNIPVPLVNIDRVEVLKGPASRVFGQNAYAGAINVITDLSDRRYARVQGYAGDFGMKGINFAGSLPVGNYKQNLAISHDDSNGHWYNSDYQVSNIFYEGGFDLDEKNTVKGMIAYTDRDFGANGFYSSTFPDQWESIQTTLASLSNTLTLNKFYLNTRGYFRRNRDEYVLRRNEPEFYKNNHTTDVFALEANGNFETGLGTTGFGIETRRESIESTNLGDRERTLTGIFLEQMINFGTKVDLRAGVYSNYYTGYGWKHFPGAELGFQATKELRIYSGYGISFRIPTYTDLYYQGPTNVGNDQLQPEQAQNFEIGAKWSKSGFFAELVYFNRNTDNLIEWTRPDQETPWQPQNFNKVKFNGIEASLNYHVNPNGRALQIKEFMVAYNYIDANLINQPGIETLYSFSALKNQVIGGVLAGIGQKIEWNTKMRYLERMGQDPYYLLDMRVDYNRTGKVGFFAEASNITNTDYLEAGTVQMPGRWFRAGFMLNLE; the protein is encoded by the coding sequence ATGAAAAAATTAGTACTCTTAGTGACTTCCCTGATATTAAACTTTACGGTGAATGCCCAGACGGATACCACCACTCGGGACTTAGGTGAAGTAATTATTCAAGAAAACAGAATTCAGCTTCCTTTTTCGAAGCAAAGCAGAAACATCTCACTAATCAGTAAACTTCAAATAGAAACCACCCCCGGCAGAAGCCTTCCCGAAGTACTGTCCTTCGTGCCAGGTCTGGATATTCGCCAGCGCGGCGTGACAGGTGTACAGGCAGATGTAAGTATCCGCGGTGGATCGTTTGAACAGACGCTTATGCTCCTTAATGGCATCAAGCTAAGCGATCCACAGACCGGACATCACATGATGAATATCCCTGTTCCTCTGGTGAATATAGATAGAGTGGAAGTATTGAAAGGCCCTGCATCCCGGGTATTCGGCCAAAATGCATATGCAGGAGCAATCAATGTGATTACTGATCTCAGTGATAGAAGATATGCAAGAGTTCAGGGATATGCCGGTGACTTTGGTATGAAAGGGATAAATTTCGCCGGCTCTCTTCCTGTCGGAAATTACAAGCAAAATCTAGCTATATCACACGATGACTCTAATGGCCACTGGTATAACTCAGATTATCAGGTAAGCAATATTTTCTACGAAGGCGGGTTTGACCTGGATGAGAAGAACACGGTAAAAGGTATGATTGCCTATACAGACAGGGATTTTGGAGCAAATGGTTTTTACTCCAGCACTTTTCCCGATCAATGGGAAAGCATACAAACGACCTTAGCTTCATTAAGTAACACGCTGACACTGAATAAGTTCTACTTGAATACCCGTGGATATTTCCGAAGAAACCGGGATGAATATGTACTAAGACGGAATGAGCCGGAATTCTATAAAAACAACCACACGACAGATGTCTTCGCCTTGGAAGCGAACGGGAATTTTGAAACCGGTCTGGGCACCACCGGATTTGGAATAGAAACCAGAAGGGAATCCATAGAAAGCACCAATCTCGGGGACAGGGAACGTACGCTGACCGGTATATTTCTGGAACAGATGATCAATTTTGGAACGAAAGTGGATTTACGCGCAGGAGTATATTCCAATTACTATACAGGTTATGGATGGAAGCATTTTCCGGGTGCCGAACTGGGCTTTCAAGCAACCAAGGAATTACGGATATATTCCGGCTATGGCATAAGTTTTAGAATCCCAACTTATACCGACCTTTACTATCAAGGCCCAACGAATGTCGGAAACGATCAGCTTCAACCTGAGCAAGCGCAAAACTTCGAGATTGGTGCTAAATGGTCTAAATCGGGATTCTTTGCAGAATTGGTCTACTTCAATAGAAACACAGATAATTTGATCGAATGGACTAGACCTGATCAGGAAACTCCTTGGCAGCCTCAGAATTTTAATAAAGTGAAATTCAATGGAATTGAAGCGTCTTTAAACTACCATGTAAATCCGAATGGAAGGGCTCTTCAGATCAAGGAATTTATGGTTGCCTATAATTACATTGATGCAAATCTGATCAATCAACCCGGAATCGAAACACTATACTCCTTCTCAGCTTTAAAAAATCAAGTCATCGGAGGAGTACTTGCAGGTATAGGCCAAAAAATCGAATGGAACACCAAAATGAGGTATTTGGAAAGAATGGGCCAAGATCCTTATTATTTGCTGGATATGCGGGTAGATTATAACCGTACAGGAAAAGTGGGATTCTTTGCGGAAGCTTCCAATATTACCAACACAGATTACCTAGAAGCAGGCACTGTCCAAATGCCGGGAAGATGGTTTAGAGCTGGCTTTATGCTGAATTTGGAATAA
- a CDS encoding M1 family metallopeptidase, with protein sequence MRRKILVKLLFAGALLAGVSNSFAQEVKENNQKEFGEFIDRKGTYTRSASGKPNVGYWQNKADYQIAVTLDDEAHTLSGNITLTYTNNSPETLDFIWMQMEQNRFTEDSRGTLTTPIQGNRYNGDTDGGFDVTNLQAKVGSKGSVSTKHIVSDTRMQVWFNEPIPAKGGKATVSMDFSFKVPVQGMDRMGRLEVEDGWVYAFAQWYPKVAVFDDVEGWNVEPYLGAGEFYLEYGDFDYQVTVPFDHIVVGSGELLNPKEVLSKELQNRYAKAKDSDTTVMLISADELGNTELTRPKQDGTVTWRFAIQNSRDVAFATSKAFIWDAARINLPSGKKILAQSVYPKESNGVEAWSRSTEYSKASIEHYSAMWFEFPYATATNVAADIGGMEYPGLNFCSYNSKGEGLWGVTDHEFGHNWFPMIVGTNERRYAWMDEGFNTFINHYSTLAFNDGEYPSNLNETRRYLNFFTSETREGIDTYPDVVNINNLGMLAYNKPAFGLLMLREYVLGHERFDNAFKSYIKTWAYKHPQPSDFFNHIENVAGENLSWFWQGWFYGTGNIDLAVNAVIPYAGNYVIVLANKGDMPMPVKLEITYEDGTSERKMLPVEIWQRGDIWNYLHKTDKQVKSVVIDPEKLLPDVNLGNDSWPQHVYED encoded by the coding sequence ATGCGAAGAAAAATTTTAGTTAAACTGCTTTTTGCAGGGGCATTGCTCGCAGGAGTCAGCAATTCTTTTGCCCAAGAAGTAAAAGAAAATAACCAAAAAGAATTTGGTGAATTTATCGACAGAAAGGGGACATATACCCGGTCTGCATCGGGTAAGCCTAACGTTGGATATTGGCAAAACAAAGCTGATTATCAGATTGCGGTAACGCTGGACGATGAGGCACACACGCTTAGCGGGAATATCACCCTTACTTATACCAACAATAGTCCTGAGACACTGGATTTCATCTGGATGCAGATGGAGCAAAACAGGTTTACTGAAGATTCCCGCGGCACGCTTACTACTCCTATCCAAGGGAATCGTTACAATGGTGATACGGACGGAGGATTTGATGTGACTAATCTACAGGCAAAAGTCGGCTCTAAAGGATCTGTTTCTACCAAGCACATTGTGTCTGATACCAGGATGCAAGTGTGGTTTAACGAACCAATCCCGGCCAAGGGCGGGAAAGCGACAGTTTCTATGGATTTCTCTTTCAAAGTTCCGGTGCAAGGAATGGACAGAATGGGAAGACTTGAAGTTGAGGATGGCTGGGTCTATGCCTTTGCGCAGTGGTATCCTAAGGTAGCTGTATTCGACGATGTGGAAGGCTGGAATGTGGAGCCTTATCTGGGAGCCGGAGAGTTCTACTTGGAATACGGGGATTTTGATTACCAAGTCACAGTTCCCTTTGACCACATTGTGGTGGGTTCCGGTGAACTTTTGAATCCAAAGGAAGTCTTGAGCAAAGAACTTCAGAATCGATACGCCAAAGCAAAAGACAGTGATACTACCGTAATGCTGATATCTGCGGATGAGTTAGGCAATACGGAATTGACCAGACCTAAGCAAGATGGAACCGTCACCTGGCGCTTTGCTATCCAAAATAGCCGTGATGTGGCTTTTGCCACCTCTAAGGCGTTTATCTGGGATGCAGCGAGAATCAATTTGCCTAGTGGAAAGAAAATTTTGGCACAGTCTGTTTATCCCAAAGAATCCAATGGGGTAGAGGCTTGGTCAAGGTCAACCGAATATAGCAAGGCATCCATTGAGCATTATTCTGCTATGTGGTTTGAGTTCCCATATGCGACTGCAACAAACGTGGCGGCAGACATAGGAGGAATGGAATATCCGGGCTTAAACTTCTGCAGCTACAATTCCAAGGGTGAGGGACTTTGGGGAGTGACTGATCACGAGTTTGGTCACAACTGGTTCCCTATGATCGTGGGTACCAATGAGCGTCGCTATGCATGGATGGATGAAGGTTTCAATACTTTTATCAACCACTACAGCACGCTGGCATTCAATGATGGTGAGTACCCATCCAACTTGAACGAAACCCGTAGATACTTGAACTTCTTCACTAGCGAGACCAGAGAGGGAATCGATACGTATCCTGACGTGGTTAATATCAATAATCTGGGAATGCTTGCTTACAATAAGCCAGCATTCGGCCTGCTAATGCTGAGAGAATATGTTCTGGGGCATGAGCGTTTCGACAATGCATTCAAATCTTACATTAAGACCTGGGCTTACAAGCATCCGCAACCTTCAGATTTCTTCAACCATATCGAAAATGTAGCCGGCGAGAACCTGTCTTGGTTCTGGCAGGGCTGGTTCTATGGGACTGGCAATATTGACTTGGCTGTAAATGCTGTTATTCCATATGCCGGCAATTATGTGATTGTCCTTGCCAATAAAGGGGATATGCCAATGCCGGTGAAATTGGAAATTACTTACGAAGACGGTACAAGCGAGCGTAAGATGCTACCTGTAGAAATCTGGCAGCGCGGCGATATCTGGAATTACTTGCATAAGACAGACAAGCAAGTGAAGTCTGTAGTAATCGATCCTGAAAAACTTCTTCCGGATGTGAATCTTGGAAATGATAGCTGGCCACAGCATGTATACGAAGATTAA
- a CDS encoding VOC family protein, with amino-acid sequence MKALFTFILLGITMSTFAQIKVNHIAVHVSNLNSSKEFYQKIVGLEEIEEPFKDGLHAWYDIGGGAALHIIEAPNIPTQISKVNHLCFSMKDMDAFIKTLEDTGHPFESWPGEKGKITTRVDGIRQIYIQDPDGLWLEINDDY; translated from the coding sequence ATGAAAGCCCTATTCACCTTTATATTGCTAGGAATCACTATGAGTACTTTTGCCCAAATCAAAGTCAATCACATCGCTGTCCATGTAAGCAACTTAAATTCCAGCAAGGAATTCTATCAGAAAATAGTCGGGTTGGAGGAAATTGAAGAGCCCTTCAAAGATGGCTTACATGCTTGGTATGATATCGGAGGAGGAGCGGCACTCCACATCATCGAGGCACCTAATATTCCGACACAAATCTCCAAAGTGAACCATCTATGCTTCAGCATGAAAGATATGGATGCTTTCATCAAAACACTTGAAGATACAGGTCACCCCTTTGAAAGCTGGCCTGGAGAAAAGGGAAAAATCACTACCCGTGTGGATGGTATCCGCCAAATTTACATTCAGGATCCTGATGGTCTCTGGTTAGAAATCAATGATGATTATTGA
- a CDS encoding S41 family peptidase — protein MSETKNTKSQIRLPIILALAISAGIWIGATFAEPKGNQNDLRAALYKLQEIMTYVNRDYVDSVNTNELIEYGINKMLEHLDPHSSYIPAKDASLAKSQLDGEFDGIGVEFGIIRDTIYVVAPLTGGPSEALGIQSGDQIIRVDGENVAGVGVTNRDVFEKLRGPKGSVVVVDMKRKNQKDLIEYKITRDKIPQYSINASYMVNNEIGYIKVTRFAATTYEEFKASITDLKSKGMKKLVIDLQGNPGGYMGAAINMADELLGEKALIVSQEGKVEQYNQKAYAFKPGIFEEGSVIVLVNEGSASASEILAGAIQDNDRGLIVGRRSFGKGLVQMPIDLSDGAELRLTIARYFTPSGRSIQKPYGANYEAYERDWIQRYEHGEFFSADSITFNDSLKYETLKGRTVYGGGGIMPDYFVPWDTTMSSSYVSKLFNSDSSREFILDFVNENKSSFENMSLDQYYTDYTVSDAMLNKLVEYGKKNKVEFDAADFNKSKDYLKILVKAHLGRQIFDDSAFYKVVNDINEIYLQAIKLFDEAEKLALATDLHKEEEE, from the coding sequence GTGAGCGAGACAAAAAACACGAAATCCCAAATCAGGCTTCCTATAATTCTGGCCTTGGCCATTTCTGCAGGAATCTGGATTGGGGCAACTTTTGCTGAGCCAAAAGGAAATCAAAATGATCTGAGGGCTGCACTTTACAAGCTGCAGGAAATTATGACCTATGTCAACAGAGACTATGTGGACAGTGTCAATACCAACGAGCTGATAGAATATGGCATAAATAAAATGCTGGAACATTTGGATCCGCACTCAAGCTATATACCTGCAAAAGATGCTTCATTGGCAAAATCCCAACTGGACGGAGAATTCGATGGTATTGGTGTGGAATTCGGAATCATACGGGATACAATCTACGTGGTCGCTCCCCTTACGGGCGGGCCTTCTGAAGCACTGGGAATCCAATCGGGAGATCAAATCATACGGGTAGACGGAGAAAACGTAGCGGGTGTCGGCGTGACTAATCGCGATGTATTCGAAAAACTGCGGGGGCCAAAAGGTTCTGTGGTAGTGGTGGACATGAAACGCAAAAATCAAAAAGACCTTATCGAATACAAGATAACCCGTGACAAAATTCCTCAGTACAGCATCAATGCATCCTATATGGTAAATAATGAAATCGGCTACATCAAAGTAACCAGATTTGCTGCTACCACTTACGAGGAGTTCAAAGCTTCCATTACTGATTTGAAAAGCAAAGGGATGAAAAAACTCGTTATTGACCTTCAGGGAAATCCCGGCGGATACATGGGCGCAGCCATCAACATGGCAGATGAACTATTGGGAGAAAAAGCTCTGATTGTGTCCCAGGAAGGAAAAGTGGAGCAATACAATCAAAAAGCATATGCGTTCAAGCCGGGGATTTTTGAGGAAGGTTCTGTAATCGTTCTCGTAAATGAAGGTTCTGCATCGGCGTCGGAGATTCTGGCCGGAGCCATTCAAGATAATGACAGAGGCTTGATCGTAGGTAGAAGATCCTTCGGGAAAGGCTTAGTCCAAATGCCTATCGATCTTTCCGATGGAGCTGAACTAAGGCTGACGATTGCAAGATATTTTACACCTTCCGGAAGATCAATTCAAAAACCATACGGTGCGAACTACGAAGCATACGAAAGGGACTGGATCCAGCGGTACGAGCATGGAGAATTTTTCTCGGCGGACAGCATCACCTTCAATGACAGCCTGAAATACGAAACACTAAAAGGCAGAACAGTATACGGAGGTGGAGGTATTATGCCTGATTACTTCGTGCCATGGGATACCACCATGTCTTCGTCCTATGTAAGTAAGCTTTTCAATTCTGATTCATCCAGAGAGTTTATTCTTGACTTTGTGAATGAAAACAAATCCAGCTTCGAAAACATGAGTTTGGATCAATACTACACAGACTATACCGTAAGTGATGCAATGCTTAATAAATTGGTAGAATATGGCAAAAAGAACAAGGTCGAATTTGATGCAGCTGACTTCAACAAATCAAAAGACTATCTAAAAATCCTTGTAAAAGCACATTTGGGAAGGCAAATCTTTGATGACAGTGCTTTTTACAAAGTGGTGAATGACATCAATGAAATCTATCTCCAAGCCATTAAGCTGTTTGATGAAGCAGAGAAATTAGCCTTAGCTACAGACCTCCATAAAGAAGAGGAAGAATAA
- a CDS encoding hemerythrin domain-containing protein, producing the protein MRTVDDFEKALVGDLVSENYVFASVLHYFGISFYQYPTESLEVVCKKHKVHSSQLITELESWAQRKEPSTEELYLNPIEILVAYLKKKHYYFVRQELPFLSNIISGIIPEPRFASLMADLRIMFPLFVEDFIHHIHEEESRLFKRIELLQDIEENRFSLKDAITILERDPVHLLADQHEIHEDEMEGIRRLTTDYSLEPNAPLTMKVLYHELQNFEHELRIHAKIEDELLFPKAVELEREALRQIRKKTGKN; encoded by the coding sequence ATGCGAACTGTTGATGACTTTGAAAAGGCCTTAGTGGGAGATTTGGTTTCTGAAAACTATGTCTTTGCTTCTGTGCTGCATTATTTCGGAATCAGCTTCTATCAATACCCTACGGAGTCGCTTGAGGTGGTTTGCAAGAAACATAAAGTGCATTCCAGCCAGTTGATTACAGAGCTGGAATCATGGGCTCAACGGAAGGAGCCTTCCACCGAAGAGCTTTACCTAAATCCGATAGAAATTTTGGTTGCATACCTGAAAAAGAAGCACTATTACTTTGTGCGACAGGAATTGCCTTTTCTTTCCAATATCATCTCCGGAATAATACCGGAACCCCGGTTTGCTTCTTTGATGGCAGATCTTCGGATTATGTTTCCATTGTTTGTGGAGGATTTTATTCATCATATTCACGAAGAGGAAAGCAGGCTGTTCAAGAGAATTGAATTGCTTCAGGATATTGAAGAGAACAGATTTTCTCTGAAGGATGCGATTACGATTTTGGAAAGGGATCCCGTTCACCTGCTGGCCGATCAGCACGAGATTCATGAGGATGAGATGGAAGGAATTAGGAGACTGACCACTGATTATTCGTTGGAGCCGAATGCCCCGCTTACCATGAAAGTGCTTTATCATGAGTTGCAGAATTTCGAGCACGAACTAAGGATTCATGCAAAGATTGAAGATGAACTCCTTTTTCCGAAGGCTGTAGAGCTGGAAAGAGAAGCACTACGTCAAATTCGTAAAAAAACGGGGAAAAACTGA
- the ruvX gene encoding Holliday junction resolvase RuvX: protein MPRILAIDLGTKRTGLAVTDSLKMLANPLETIETSKLLDYLKSYFIKEEVDTLVLGYPKRLNGQDNEMTPKVITMKDRLSKAFPDKRIELVDERFTSKMAMQSMISMGSKKKDRKEKAGNLDKVSAAIILQSYLERQ from the coding sequence ATGCCCAGAATACTTGCGATTGATCTGGGAACTAAAAGAACGGGGCTAGCCGTTACCGATTCACTGAAAATGTTGGCCAATCCTTTGGAGACTATCGAGACTTCTAAGCTTCTCGATTATCTAAAAAGCTACTTCATAAAAGAAGAAGTGGATACCCTGGTCCTTGGCTACCCTAAGAGATTGAATGGTCAGGACAATGAGATGACTCCCAAAGTGATTACCATGAAGGACAGGCTTTCAAAGGCTTTTCCGGATAAAAGAATTGAACTTGTTGATGAACGGTTCACTTCCAAAATGGCCATGCAGAGCATGATTTCCATGGGAAGTAAAAAGAAAGACAGAAAAGAAAAAGCCGGGAACTTAGATAAGGTGAGTGCGGCAATTATTCTACAATCCTATTTAGAGAGACAATGA
- the def gene encoding peptide deformylase, whose product MIYPIVAYGNPILKKEAEEITEGTALDELIKNMFATMDNASGVGLAAPQINQGISLFVIDSTLMLDEDDEEVGIRRAFINPIILDEYGDDYSFEEGCLSIPEVRAEITRPETLTIEYYDENWNLKEEEFSGMTARVIQHEYDHLEGILFVDYLKGLKKRLVKSKLIDVSKGKISTDYRMIYPLK is encoded by the coding sequence ATGATTTACCCAATAGTTGCCTACGGTAACCCTATATTGAAGAAAGAGGCAGAAGAAATTACCGAAGGCACAGCACTTGACGAACTGATCAAGAATATGTTTGCCACTATGGATAATGCCAGTGGAGTAGGGCTTGCGGCACCTCAAATCAATCAGGGTATCAGCCTTTTTGTGATCGATAGCACGTTGATGCTGGACGAAGATGATGAAGAAGTCGGAATTCGAAGGGCTTTTATAAATCCGATAATTTTGGATGAATATGGGGATGATTACAGCTTCGAGGAAGGATGTCTGAGTATTCCTGAAGTCCGAGCGGAGATCACGCGTCCGGAGACATTGACTATCGAGTATTACGATGAAAACTGGAATCTGAAGGAGGAGGAATTCTCAGGGATGACAGCTCGTGTGATTCAGCATGAATACGATCACTTGGAAGGAATTCTATTCGTGGACTACCTGAAAGGCCTGAAGAAACGACTGGTAAAATCCAAGTTGATTGATGTAAGTAAGGGTAAAATATCCACTGATTACCGAATGATTTACCCGCTAAAATGA
- a CDS encoding amidohydrolase, giving the protein MIKADQLTIALVQTDLHWKDKVANLAMLEEKLWGVEEGVDLIILPEMFPTGFSMDAAELAEPMNLTVCKWMRQIAEQKNTTITGSAIINVDGKFYNRLLWVSPDGMIQHYDKRHLFRMAEEGKSFTAGERLPVFTLQGWKICPQVCYDLRFPVWSRNRMIGGELAYDLIFYIASWPAARVSAWDALLPARAIENLSYSIGVNRVAEDGNGIAYNGHSAVYDFKGNQLSFLGESEKITLVTLEMEALDGYREKFPAWMDADDFLVK; this is encoded by the coding sequence ATGATCAAAGCAGACCAACTCACCATAGCACTTGTACAAACGGATCTTCATTGGAAAGATAAAGTTGCCAATCTGGCTATGCTGGAAGAGAAGCTTTGGGGAGTAGAAGAGGGAGTTGATTTGATTATCCTGCCGGAAATGTTTCCCACAGGATTTAGCATGGATGCAGCTGAACTCGCTGAACCCATGAATCTTACTGTCTGCAAGTGGATGCGACAGATCGCTGAACAGAAAAACACCACCATTACGGGAAGTGCGATTATCAATGTGGACGGGAAGTTTTACAATCGCTTACTTTGGGTGAGTCCTGACGGAATGATTCAGCACTATGACAAGCGGCATCTGTTCAGAATGGCAGAAGAAGGGAAGTCTTTTACTGCGGGAGAACGGCTGCCGGTTTTTACTTTGCAAGGCTGGAAGATTTGTCCACAGGTTTGCTATGATCTTAGATTTCCTGTCTGGTCTAGAAATAGGATGATCGGTGGGGAATTGGCCTATGATCTTATTTTTTATATTGCCTCATGGCCGGCAGCGAGAGTTTCCGCTTGGGATGCGCTTTTGCCGGCAAGGGCTATAGAGAATTTGTCTTATTCCATTGGGGTGAATAGAGTGGCAGAGGATGGGAATGGAATAGCGTACAACGGACATTCTGCCGTCTATGACTTCAAAGGGAATCAGCTTAGTTTTTTGGGAGAAAGCGAGAAAATCACCCTTGTGACCTTGGAGATGGAGGCACTGGATGGCTATCGGGAGAAATTTCCGGCTTGGATGGACGCAGATGATTTTTTGGTCAAGTAA
- a CDS encoding NADP-dependent isocitrate dehydrogenase → MSNQTPKILYTLTDEAPALATYSLLPIVEAFTKSAGVSVETRDISLSARIIANFPEFLTPEQQLPDTLAELGDIAKTPEANIVKLPNISASIPQLKAAIKELQSQGYGLPDYPEEPKTDEEKKIKSKYDKIKGSAVNPVLREGNSDRRAPQAVKAYARKHPHSMGKWSADSKSHVDSMTEGDFYGSEKSHTMADEAVVSIELQGADGRKEILKSGLKIQAGEVIDASTMSIAALTAFLRKAKADAKDQGVLFSLHMKATMMKVSDPIIFGHAVKVFFEPVFAKHIASFNEVGIDVNNGFGDLISNLDKLSIPKRTEVEADIEACLADSPDLAMVNSDKGITNLHVPSDIIIDASMPAMIRTSGQMWNKSGKLQDTKAIIPDRSYAGVYQATIDFCRTHGAFDPSTMGSVPNVGLMAQKAEEYGSHDKTFEIPYAGTVKVLDQNGHEIFSHEVEAGDIWRMCQTKDAPIQDWVKLAVTRARLSNTPAIFWLDPQRAHDAELIKKVNKYLLEHDQTGLEISILSPVEATNLSLARIKEGMDTISVTGNVLRDYLTDLFPILELGTSAKMLSIVPLMNGGGLFETGAGGSAPKHVEQFVTEGHLRWDSLGEFLALAVSLEHLGQTFHNDKALLLAETLDQATGKWLENDKSPARVVGKLDNRGSHFYIALYWAEALAAQNKDGDLKAKFIPVAKVLAEKEVAIVAELNGSQGVPVTIGGYFRPDAALASQAMRPSATLNEVLAQLV, encoded by the coding sequence ATGAGTAACCAAACTCCAAAAATCCTCTATACGCTGACTGATGAAGCTCCGGCTTTGGCCACGTATTCCCTATTGCCCATTGTAGAAGCATTTACCAAATCTGCCGGAGTATCGGTAGAGACACGTGATATTTCGCTTTCTGCCAGAATCATCGCCAACTTCCCTGAGTTTCTGACTCCTGAGCAGCAGCTGCCTGATACCTTGGCGGAATTGGGAGATATTGCCAAAACCCCTGAAGCCAATATTGTAAAGCTTCCGAATATTTCTGCGTCAATTCCTCAGCTAAAAGCTGCGATCAAGGAGCTTCAGTCGCAGGGATATGGGCTTCCGGATTATCCGGAGGAGCCAAAAACTGACGAGGAAAAGAAGATTAAAAGCAAATACGACAAAATCAAAGGTTCTGCGGTGAATCCTGTACTCCGTGAAGGAAACTCAGACCGTAGAGCTCCTCAAGCAGTGAAGGCTTACGCACGGAAGCATCCGCATTCTATGGGAAAGTGGTCGGCAGACTCCAAGTCTCATGTGGATAGTATGACGGAAGGTGATTTTTACGGAAGCGAAAAATCCCACACCATGGCGGATGAGGCTGTTGTTTCAATTGAATTGCAAGGTGCGGACGGCAGAAAAGAGATTCTTAAATCCGGACTGAAGATTCAGGCAGGCGAAGTAATAGATGCTTCTACTATGAGTATTGCTGCTTTGACGGCATTTCTGAGAAAAGCAAAAGCTGATGCAAAAGACCAGGGTGTTCTTTTCTCCCTTCATATGAAAGCCACGATGATGAAGGTTTCTGATCCTATCATCTTTGGCCATGCAGTGAAAGTGTTTTTTGAGCCCGTTTTTGCCAAGCATATTGCTTCTTTCAACGAGGTAGGAATTGATGTGAATAATGGATTCGGAGACTTGATCTCCAATCTGGATAAACTTTCTATTCCGAAGAGAACCGAGGTAGAGGCTGATATTGAAGCTTGCCTTGCAGATAGTCCGGATTTGGCTATGGTTAATTCCGACAAAGGGATTACCAATCTACATGTGCCAAGTGATATCATTATCGACGCCTCTATGCCAGCGATGATTAGGACTTCCGGTCAGATGTGGAATAAGTCCGGCAAACTCCAGGATACCAAGGCGATCATCCCGGATAGATCTTATGCAGGTGTTTATCAGGCTACGATTGATTTTTGCCGCACGCATGGAGCTTTTGATCCATCTACTATGGGTTCTGTGCCTAACGTAGGGCTAATGGCTCAAAAAGCTGAAGAATATGGATCTCATGATAAAACTTTCGAAATCCCTTATGCAGGTACGGTAAAAGTACTGGATCAAAACGGGCATGAAATCTTTTCGCACGAGGTGGAAGCGGGAGATATTTGGAGAATGTGCCAAACAAAAGATGCGCCTATCCAGGATTGGGTAAAATTGGCCGTGACCAGAGCAAGACTTTCTAATACTCCGGCTATCTTCTGGTTAGATCCTCAGCGCGCACATGATGCAGAGCTGATCAAAAAAGTAAATAAGTACTTATTGGAGCATGATCAGACTGGACTGGAGATTTCTATACTTTCACCTGTGGAGGCAACAAATCTTTCTTTGGCGCGCATCAAAGAAGGCATGGACACGATTTCTGTTACGGGAAATGTATTGAGAGATTACTTGACTGATTTGTTCCCGATTTTGGAATTGGGTACTTCAGCCAAAATGCTTTCAATCGTGCCGTTGATGAACGGCGGTGGCTTGTTTGAAACCGGAGCAGGTGGATCTGCGCCAAAGCACGTGGAGCAATTCGTCACCGAAGGCCACTTGCGTTGGGATTCCTTAGGTGAATTTCTTGCACTTGCTGTTTCTCTAGAGCATTTGGGACAGACGTTCCATAACGACAAAGCTTTGCTGCTTGCCGAGACGCTTGATCAGGCTACGGGGAAGTGGCTCGAAAATGACAAGTCTCCTGCAAGAGTAGTTGGAAAATTGGACAACAGAGGAAGCCATTTCTACATTGCACTTTACTGGGCAGAAGCACTTGCTGCGCAAAATAAAGATGGGGATTTGAAAGCTAAATTCATTCCGGTTGCAAAAGTATTGGCTGAAAAAGAAGTTGCAATTGTAGCTGAATTGAACGGTTCACAAGGGGTACCGGTAACTATCGGTGGTTATTTTAGGCCTGATGCAGCATTGGCTTCTCAGGCAATGAGGCCAAGCGCTACGCTTAATGAAGTGTTGGCACAATTGGTATAA